The following are encoded in a window of Thermoanaerobacter ethanolicus JW 200 genomic DNA:
- a CDS encoding ECF transporter S component: MQIKAVREKEKGKLTKISLRQITVAGMLAAISIVLSTTILGYIPLGIANATTMHIPAIIGGVLEGPIVGAFIGLIFGLTSFIRQNTPLFADPIIAILPRIFIGVVAYYTYKLTKNVGIAAALGTLTNTIGVLGLAVLLKYMPLKVALFVALKNGIFEIIVAVILTTMIVKSLKKVYNK, encoded by the coding sequence TTGCAAATTAAAGCAGTTAGAGAAAAGGAAAAAGGCAAGTTAACGAAGATTTCTTTAAGGCAGATCACTGTAGCAGGGATGTTGGCTGCAATATCTATTGTTTTATCTACCACTATTTTGGGCTACATTCCATTAGGGATTGCTAATGCTACTACAATGCATATCCCGGCAATTATAGGTGGAGTATTAGAAGGCCCTATTGTAGGAGCTTTTATAGGCTTGATTTTTGGCCTTACCAGCTTTATAAGGCAAAATACACCTCTTTTTGCTGACCCTATAATTGCCATATTGCCTAGAATTTTTATAGGAGTGGTAGCTTATTATACTTACAAATTAACTAAAAATGTTGGTATTGCAGCAGCATTAGGTACTTTAACAAATACCATCGGTGTTTTGGGTTTAGCAGTGCTTCTAAAATATATGCCACTTAAGGTTGCATTATTTGTAGCTTTAAAAAATGGCATATTTGAGATTATTGTAGCTGTGATATTGACAACAATGATAGTAAAGTCTTTGAAAAAAGTGTATAATAAATAA
- a CDS encoding sodium pump decarboxylase subunit gamma, translating into MEGFLEFLKKVFSDEEKEEVKSIDKEVNEGKEEDTELIAAITAAIALYLQADTSTFYVKSIVRFPETAPVWARVGRQEQMRTRL; encoded by the coding sequence ATGGAAGGTTTTTTGGAGTTTTTAAAAAAAGTCTTTAGTGATGAGGAAAAAGAAGAAGTAAAAAGTATTGATAAGGAAGTAAATGAGGGAAAAGAAGAAGATACAGAGCTTATCGCTGCAATTACAGCGGCAATAGCTTTGTATCTACAAGCTGATACAAGTACTTTTTATGTAAAGTCTATAGTAAGATTTCCAGAGACTGCTCCAGTCTGGGCTAGAGTGGGGCGGCAGGAGCAAATGAGAACAAGATTGTAA
- a CDS encoding DUF2118 domain-containing protein — MKKFKVTVNGKVYEVEVEEIKEKDEVSNITQMATVSQPKVTQTQTTLEPVSKAEAPSPAAKGSKVISAPMPGTILDVKVKEGDRVKRGDVVVILEAMKMENEIMAPEEGVIASIHVSKGSSVNTGDILVTMN, encoded by the coding sequence GTGAAGAAATTTAAAGTGACAGTAAATGGCAAAGTATATGAAGTTGAAGTAGAGGAGATAAAAGAGAAGGATGAAGTTTCTAACATAACACAAATGGCAACTGTTTCACAGCCTAAAGTAACTCAAACTCAGACGACTCTAGAGCCAGTTTCAAAAGCTGAAGCTCCTTCTCCGGCAGCTAAAGGCTCTAAAGTAATTTCTGCGCCTATGCCAGGCACAATTCTTGATGTAAAAGTTAAAGAAGGTGACAGGGTAAAGCGGGGAGATGTCGTAGTAATTTTAGAGGCTATGAAGATGGAAAATGAAATAATGGCGCCTGAAGAAGGAGTTATAGCAAGCATACATGTTTCTAAAGGCTCTTCCGTAAACACAGGAGATATTTTAGTGACTATGAATTAA
- a CDS encoding GerAB/ArcD/ProY family transporter yields MFKRMEQYEKTSEKKISTKQMIFLLVTTVISTADVFLPSFVALAAKQDSWISVLISFVTSSIVFVFYYKLAMLFKEEILFSYVDKIVGKFIGKIIAFLYLLFILHGISLVMRELIEIMVNAFMPHTPPIVFYVVLMISVMYTVSKGFLAIVKLNEFLFPFGMLLLAFVITLDLPKVDMTNFLPILEDGIKPPIIGSILITSFMLETVIILLIFPHISEKEKALKGGILSLGILALSMMLGVLAIGIFGAKTAANFQFTALEMVRNIRISDYIQRFDSLVMAMWLMGIYLKIVIFTYLFAKGLAETIKSPDYRFILLPLATLLIPLSENVSESLDGLYTYFQRCFPFEVFWFEVFFPILLYIIAKIRKIK; encoded by the coding sequence ATGTTTAAAAGAATGGAACAATATGAAAAGACTTCAGAAAAGAAAATTTCTACAAAACAAATGATATTTTTATTGGTCACAACTGTGATCTCAACAGCAGACGTTTTTTTGCCTTCTTTTGTGGCATTAGCTGCAAAACAAGACTCTTGGATTTCAGTCTTAATATCTTTTGTAACCTCCAGTATTGTCTTTGTCTTTTATTATAAACTAGCAATGCTCTTTAAAGAGGAAATACTTTTTTCTTATGTGGACAAGATAGTTGGAAAATTTATAGGCAAAATAATAGCTTTCCTTTATTTATTGTTTATTTTACACGGTATTTCTTTAGTAATGAGAGAATTAATAGAGATCATGGTCAATGCTTTTATGCCTCACACCCCCCCAATAGTTTTCTATGTAGTCTTGATGATATCAGTAATGTACACCGTCTCAAAAGGTTTTTTAGCAATTGTCAAACTAAATGAGTTTTTATTTCCTTTTGGAATGCTCCTATTGGCATTTGTAATCACTTTGGACCTTCCAAAAGTTGATATGACAAATTTTCTCCCAATACTTGAAGACGGCATAAAACCGCCAATAATAGGTTCAATCCTCATTACTTCCTTCATGCTTGAAACGGTAATAATACTTCTTATATTCCCTCATATCTCAGAAAAAGAAAAGGCTTTAAAAGGAGGGATATTAAGCCTTGGAATATTAGCTCTTAGCATGATGTTGGGAGTTTTAGCAATAGGAATATTTGGAGCAAAAACTGCAGCGAATTTCCAATTTACAGCTTTGGAAATGGTGAGAAATATAAGAATTAGCGATTACATACAGCGATTTGATTCATTGGTAATGGCAATGTGGTTAATGGGAATTTATCTTAAAATTGTAATATTTACTTATCTCTTCGCAAAAGGATTGGCTGAAACGATAAAATCCCCAGATTACCGCTTTATTTTGCTGCCACTTGCTACTTTGTTAATCCCACTTTCCGAAAATGTGTCTGAAAGTTTAGATGGATTGTACACTTATTTTCAAAGATGTTTTCCCTTTGAGGTCTTTTGGTTTGAAGTGTTTTTCCCTATACTTCTTTATATAATCGCAAAAATTAGAAAAATAAAATGA
- a CDS encoding acyl-CoA carboxylase subunit beta: MSVHDMIEELKRRKEKVLEGGGAKRIAVQHEKGKLTARERIYKLLDKDSFVEIDPFVEHRCYDFGMEKQKYPGEGVVTGYGTIDGRLVYVYAQDFTVLGGSLGEYHAKKITKVMDMAMKMGAPIIGLNDSGGARIQEGVDALSGYGNIFYRNTLASGVIPQISVIMGPSAGGAVYSPALTDFIFMVDKTSQMFITGPQVIKAVTGEEVTPEELGGSITHNRLSGVAHFRGPNDEEVLKMVRNLLSYLPSNNLEDPPQYETGDNPNRVSQRLMEIIPDNPNKPYDMKELLREIVDNGEFLESQEMYAENIITAFARLNGKTIGIVANQPRVLAGVLDINASDKAARFIRFCDAFNIPILSIVDVPGFLPGTNQEYGGIIRHGAKMLYAYSEATVPKVTLIVRKAYGGAYLAMCSKDLGADIVFAWPTAEIAVMGPEGAANIVFKNEINEAENPAEVRQQKINEYRDNFANPYRAAARGYVDDVIIPSETRPRLISAFDMLSSKRESRLPKKHGNIPL, encoded by the coding sequence ATGAGCGTCCATGATATGATAGAAGAACTTAAAAGAAGGAAAGAAAAAGTTTTAGAAGGTGGAGGAGCTAAGAGAATAGCTGTTCAGCACGAAAAGGGAAAATTGACTGCAAGAGAGAGAATATATAAGCTTCTTGACAAGGACAGTTTTGTAGAAATAGACCCTTTTGTAGAGCATCGGTGTTATGACTTTGGGATGGAAAAGCAAAAATATCCTGGAGAAGGAGTTGTAACAGGTTACGGTACGATAGACGGAAGATTGGTATATGTATATGCGCAGGACTTTACTGTATTAGGTGGTTCATTAGGAGAATATCATGCAAAAAAAATAACTAAAGTGATGGACATGGCAATGAAGATGGGAGCACCTATAATAGGTCTTAACGACTCAGGAGGTGCTCGCATACAAGAGGGAGTAGATGCTCTTTCAGGTTATGGAAACATATTTTACAGAAATACCTTAGCCTCCGGCGTTATACCTCAAATTTCAGTGATAATGGGTCCAAGTGCGGGAGGGGCCGTCTATTCACCGGCATTGACAGATTTTATTTTTATGGTAGACAAAACTAGTCAAATGTTTATAACAGGTCCACAAGTTATAAAAGCTGTAACTGGAGAAGAAGTTACTCCTGAAGAATTGGGAGGATCAATAACTCACAATAGATTAAGCGGTGTTGCTCATTTTAGGGGTCCAAATGATGAAGAAGTTCTTAAGATGGTGAGGAATTTATTGAGTTATTTACCTTCTAACAACTTAGAAGACCCACCACAATACGAGACAGGGGATAATCCCAATAGAGTTTCTCAAAGACTTATGGAGATAATTCCAGACAATCCTAATAAGCCTTATGACATGAAAGAATTATTAAGAGAAATAGTCGACAATGGAGAATTTTTAGAGTCACAAGAGATGTACGCAGAAAATATCATCACAGCTTTTGCAAGACTTAATGGAAAGACAATAGGAATTGTGGCAAATCAACCAAGAGTATTAGCAGGAGTGCTTGACATAAACGCCTCTGATAAAGCAGCAAGATTTATTCGTTTTTGTGATGCTTTTAACATTCCCATACTAAGCATAGTTGACGTACCTGGATTTTTGCCTGGGACAAATCAGGAATATGGCGGGATAATAAGACATGGGGCAAAAATGCTTTACGCTTATTCTGAGGCTACTGTACCAAAAGTGACTTTAATTGTGAGAAAAGCTTATGGTGGTGCTTATCTTGCAATGTGCAGCAAAGACTTAGGGGCTGACATAGTATTTGCATGGCCTACGGCAGAGATTGCGGTTATGGGTCCAGAAGGAGCAGCAAACATTGTATTTAAAAATGAAATCAATGAGGCAGAAAATCCTGCAGAAGTGAGGCAGCAAAAGATAAATGAATACAGAGATAATTTTGCAAATCCATACAGGGCTGCAGCTCGTGGCTATGTAGATGATGTAATTATTCCTTCTGAGACAAGGCCAAGGCTTATATCAGCTTTTGATATGCTCTCTAGCAAAAGAGAGAGTCGTCTTCCTAAGAAACATGGCAATATACCTCTATAA
- a CDS encoding formate--tetrahydrofolate ligase: protein MKTDIEIAQEAKMLHIRDVAKKLDIDEDYLEYYGKYKAKISPALWEKIKDRKDGKLILVTAITPTPAGEGKTTLTVGLGQALAKIGKKAMIALREPSLGPSMGIKGGAAGGGYSQVVPMEDINLHFTGDLHAITAAHNLLAAMIDNHIHHGNELNIDIRTITWKRAMDMNDRALREVIVGLGGKANGYPRQDGFIITVASEIMAILCLARDLMDLKRRIGDIIVAYDKDGNPVTARDLKADGAMTVLLKDAIKPNLVQTIENVPAFVHGGPFANIAHGCNSLIATKYGLKLADYLVTEAGFGADLGAEKFFDIKSRFGGLTPNAAVIVATVRALKMHGGVKKEDLQKEDVEAVRRGIENLEKQVENVRKFGVPVVVALNRFVFDTEREIEEVRKACEEMGVDMAAAEVWEKGGEGGIELAEKVVKACETPSNFHVLYDETLPIKDKLHIIATEIYGADGVEYTASALKDIANLERLGFDKMPIVVAKTQYSLSDDPKLLGRPRGFKITVRELRVSRGAGFVVVFTGDIMTMPGLPKHPAAENIDIDENGRITGLF from the coding sequence ATGAAAACTGATATTGAAATAGCTCAAGAAGCGAAAATGCTTCATATAAGGGATGTTGCAAAAAAGTTAGACATTGATGAAGATTACTTAGAATACTACGGCAAGTATAAAGCAAAAATTTCTCCTGCGTTATGGGAGAAAATAAAGGACAGAAAAGATGGCAAGCTTATTCTTGTCACAGCGATAACTCCCACCCCTGCAGGCGAGGGTAAGACTACACTTACTGTAGGATTAGGACAGGCTCTTGCCAAAATAGGTAAAAAAGCCATGATAGCCTTGAGGGAGCCCTCATTAGGACCTTCTATGGGAATAAAAGGTGGAGCGGCTGGGGGAGGATATTCTCAAGTTGTACCTATGGAGGACATAAATTTACACTTTACAGGAGATTTACATGCGATTACTGCTGCTCATAATCTACTAGCTGCTATGATTGACAATCACATCCATCATGGAAATGAACTTAATATTGACATAAGGACTATTACATGGAAAAGAGCTATGGACATGAATGATAGGGCTTTAAGAGAAGTAATAGTAGGACTTGGAGGAAAAGCAAATGGATATCCAAGACAAGATGGTTTTATAATAACTGTGGCGTCGGAAATAATGGCAATTTTGTGTTTAGCTCGAGACCTGATGGATTTAAAAAGAAGAATTGGCGACATAATTGTAGCATATGATAAAGATGGCAATCCTGTAACTGCAAGAGACTTAAAGGCCGATGGAGCTATGACAGTCTTATTAAAAGATGCTATAAAGCCTAATTTAGTGCAGACGATTGAAAACGTTCCAGCATTTGTTCATGGAGGGCCTTTTGCAAATATTGCTCATGGATGTAATAGCTTAATTGCCACTAAATATGGTTTGAAATTGGCGGATTATCTTGTAACAGAGGCAGGCTTTGGTGCTGATTTAGGGGCTGAAAAATTCTTTGACATAAAGTCAAGGTTTGGAGGACTAACACCCAATGCAGCCGTCATAGTAGCGACTGTAAGAGCTTTAAAGATGCATGGAGGAGTTAAGAAGGAAGACTTACAAAAAGAAGATGTGGAAGCAGTAAGAAGAGGAATAGAAAATCTTGAAAAGCAAGTTGAAAATGTGAGGAAATTTGGGGTACCAGTGGTTGTAGCTCTCAACAGGTTTGTTTTTGATACTGAAAGGGAAATTGAAGAGGTAAGAAAGGCCTGCGAAGAAATGGGAGTAGATATGGCAGCAGCGGAAGTTTGGGAAAAAGGAGGAGAAGGCGGAATAGAGTTAGCTGAAAAAGTTGTGAAAGCTTGTGAGACACCTTCCAACTTCCACGTTTTGTATGATGAAACACTTCCAATTAAAGATAAATTGCACATAATTGCAACAGAAATATATGGAGCTGATGGAGTAGAATATACTGCTTCTGCTCTTAAAGATATAGCAAACCTTGAAAGACTAGGCTTTGACAAGATGCCAATAGTTGTGGCAAAAACTCAATATTCTCTTTCTGATGACCCTAAACTTTTAGGCCGTCCAAGAGGATTTAAGATAACAGTAAGAGAATTGAGAGTTTCAAGGGGTGCAGGATTTGTTGTGGTTTTCACAGGAGATATAATGACAATGCCAGGCCTTCCAAAGCATCCTGCAGCAGAAAACATAGACATTGATGAAAACGGAAGAATAACAGGACTGTTTTAA
- a CDS encoding cobalamin B12-binding domain-containing protein: MDRPIRVLVAKPGLDGHDRGAKVIARALRDAGMEVIYTGLRQTPEQIAEAAIQEDVDVVALSILSGAHNTLFPKITKLLKERGADDILVIGGGIIPEEDIPFLKENGIAEIFTPGTPTSAVIEYIKQHVNRAV; this comes from the coding sequence ATGGACAGACCTATAAGAGTATTAGTGGCAAAGCCGGGATTAGACGGTCACGACAGGGGAGCAAAAGTAATTGCAAGAGCTTTAAGAGATGCGGGAATGGAAGTGATATACACAGGGCTTAGGCAAACTCCTGAGCAAATTGCAGAAGCTGCCATACAAGAAGACGTAGATGTTGTAGCTTTAAGCATTTTGTCAGGAGCTCACAACACTTTATTTCCCAAGATAACCAAGCTTTTAAAAGAAAGAGGAGCAGATGACATACTAGTAATAGGAGGAGGAATCATTCCCGAAGAAGACATACCTTTTTTGAAAGAGAATGGAATAGCGGAAATTTTTACACCCGGTACGCCTACCTCTGCAGTGATTGAATATATAAAACAACATGTCAATAGGGCGGTATAA
- a CDS encoding type III pantothenate kinase translates to MLLAFDVGNTNIVMGIFKGKKLLHSFRISTDKNKTSDEYGMLINQLFEYNGLKLRDVDAVIISSVVPPIMHTLESMTIKYCNTKPLIVGPGIRTGINIKYDNPKEVGADRIVNAVAAYEIYGGPVIVIDFGTATTFCAISKNCEYLGGIIAPGLAISADALFQRTAKLPKIELTKPPTVICKNTVASMQSGIIYGHVGMVDYIVSRMKEEFAPDAYVVATGGFAKMIAEESKTINTVNDMLTLEGLRIIYERNVD, encoded by the coding sequence TTGCTTTTAGCTTTTGATGTAGGAAATACAAATATTGTAATGGGGATTTTTAAAGGGAAGAAACTCTTGCATTCTTTTAGAATATCTACAGACAAGAATAAAACTTCTGACGAATATGGGATGTTGATAAATCAGCTTTTTGAATACAATGGTTTAAAGCTTAGAGATGTAGATGCAGTTATAATTTCTTCTGTTGTACCTCCTATTATGCACACACTTGAATCAATGACTATAAAATACTGCAATACCAAGCCTTTAATCGTGGGTCCTGGGATAAGGACAGGAATAAACATAAAATATGATAATCCAAAAGAAGTAGGGGCAGATAGGATTGTAAATGCTGTAGCTGCTTATGAAATATATGGAGGCCCTGTGATAGTAATAGATTTTGGTACAGCTACTACTTTTTGTGCAATTTCTAAAAATTGTGAGTATTTAGGTGGAATAATTGCTCCTGGATTGGCAATATCTGCTGATGCACTTTTTCAAAGAACTGCTAAACTTCCTAAAATTGAACTTACAAAACCGCCTACTGTTATTTGCAAAAATACAGTGGCCAGCATGCAATCAGGCATCATATATGGACATGTTGGAATGGTGGATTATATAGTAAGTAGAATGAAAGAAGAATTTGCACCAGATGCATATGTAGTAGCAACAGGCGGTTTTGCAAAAATGATTGCAGAGGAGTCAAAAACTATTAATACAGTAAATGATATGCTGACTTTAGAAGGGTTAAGAATAATATATGAGAGGAATGTAGACTAA
- the meaB gene encoding methylmalonyl Co-A mutase-associated GTPase MeaB: MENLEELLIKGDKRAIARTITYAENYEDKAKEIIKKLYERSGNAYIIGITGPPGVGKSTLTDKLIKNLVDVGKKIGVIAVDPTSPFTGGSLLGDRIRMQDLSQHPNVYIRSMGTRGHLGGLSKGTYMAARILDIAGMDYIFIETVGVGQSEIDIVKIADTVVMVLAPGLGDDVQAIKAGIMEIGDIFVVNKCDKEGADKTVVELNMMLDLDEKKDWRPPVVKVAAQENKGIDELIDKIDDHKSYLIESGTFQERRIERLKMEIIESIKNKLMKNIFDKIQEKEFSSRLQQVIDKKIDPYTFADELYKDVFN; this comes from the coding sequence ATGGAGAACTTAGAAGAACTTTTGATAAAAGGGGATAAAAGGGCTATTGCCAGAACTATAACTTATGCGGAAAACTATGAGGATAAAGCCAAAGAGATAATAAAAAAGCTTTATGAAAGGTCTGGTAATGCTTATATTATAGGCATTACCGGGCCGCCGGGTGTTGGTAAGAGCACATTGACAGACAAATTAATTAAAAATTTAGTTGATGTAGGTAAAAAAATAGGAGTAATAGCAGTAGACCCCACTAGCCCTTTTACAGGGGGTTCACTTTTAGGAGACAGGATAAGAATGCAGGATTTATCTCAGCATCCTAATGTTTACATAAGGAGCATGGGCACAAGAGGTCATCTTGGTGGTCTTTCCAAAGGGACATATATGGCAGCGAGAATTTTAGATATAGCCGGCATGGATTACATTTTTATAGAGACAGTGGGAGTAGGCCAGTCAGAGATTGACATAGTAAAAATTGCCGATACAGTAGTGATGGTTTTAGCCCCAGGCTTGGGGGACGATGTACAAGCTATAAAAGCTGGAATCATGGAAATAGGGGATATTTTTGTCGTAAACAAATGTGACAAAGAGGGAGCAGACAAAACTGTAGTTGAACTTAATATGATGTTGGATTTGGATGAAAAAAAAGATTGGAGACCACCGGTAGTAAAAGTGGCTGCGCAAGAAAATAAAGGGATTGATGAACTTATTGATAAAATTGATGACCATAAAAGTTATTTGATAGAAAGTGGAACTTTTCAAGAAAGGAGAATTGAAAGATTAAAAATGGAAATAATTGAAAGCATAAAAAATAAATTGATGAAGAATATCTTTGACAAAATTCAAGAAAAGGAATTTTCATCTAGGCTGCAACAGGTGATAGATAAAAAAATAGACCCTTACACTTTTGCAGATGAATTGTACAAAGATGTTTTTAATTAG
- a CDS encoding acyl-CoA mutase large subunit family protein translates to MVDKEELEKIKRKKEEWEVNQRQKVLTKFPERKKEFKTSSGIEIKEIYTPYDISDIDYLEKIGFPGEYPYTRGVQPTMYRGKFWTMRQYAGFGTAEESNKRFKYLLSQGQTGLSVAFDLPTQIGYDSDHPMAEGEVGKVGVAIDSLYDMEILFDGIPLDKVSTSMTINAPAAILLAMYIAVAEKQGVSPDKLNGTIQNDILKEYVARGTYIFPTGPSMRLITNIFEYCSKYVPKWNTISISGYHIREAGATAVQEVAFTLANGIAYVEAAIKAGLDVDEFAPRLSFFFNAHNDLFEEVAKFRAARRMWAKIMKERFNAKDPRSMMMRFHTQTAGSTLTAQQPDNNIVRVTIQALAAVLGGTQSLHTNSRDEALALPTEDSVRIALRTQQIIAYESGVCETPDPLAGSYYVEKLTDEIEKRAFEYIKKIDELGGAARAIDLGYIQKEIQESAYRYQKEIESGERVIVGLNKFQIEEEPPKGLLKVDPAVEELQKQKIAKVKEMRNNASVKKTLEALKKAAEGDDNLMPWILDAVREYATLGEITDVLRSVFGEYQQQIIL, encoded by the coding sequence ATGGTTGACAAGGAAGAATTAGAAAAAATTAAGCGCAAGAAAGAAGAATGGGAAGTCAATCAAAGGCAAAAGGTGTTAACTAAGTTTCCTGAGAGGAAAAAGGAGTTCAAGACCTCGTCTGGGATAGAGATTAAGGAGATTTACACACCTTACGACATAAGTGATATAGATTATCTCGAAAAGATTGGTTTTCCAGGAGAATATCCTTATACAAGAGGCGTACAGCCTACTATGTATAGAGGCAAATTTTGGACTATGAGGCAATATGCAGGATTTGGAACTGCAGAAGAGTCGAATAAAAGGTTTAAATATCTTTTGTCTCAAGGGCAGACAGGTTTGAGCGTAGCTTTTGACTTACCTACACAGATAGGCTATGATTCTGACCATCCAATGGCTGAAGGAGAAGTTGGTAAAGTCGGTGTAGCCATAGATTCACTTTACGACATGGAAATTCTCTTTGACGGCATTCCTCTCGACAAAGTCAGTACTTCTATGACGATTAATGCACCTGCTGCAATACTTCTTGCAATGTACATTGCAGTTGCAGAAAAGCAAGGGGTATCTCCAGATAAGTTGAATGGGACTATTCAAAACGATATTTTAAAAGAATATGTGGCTCGTGGAACTTATATTTTCCCAACAGGTCCTTCTATGAGGCTTATCACTAACATTTTTGAGTATTGTTCCAAGTATGTTCCTAAGTGGAATACCATAAGTATAAGCGGTTATCACATAAGAGAAGCAGGAGCAACAGCAGTACAGGAAGTGGCCTTCACTTTGGCAAATGGGATAGCTTATGTAGAGGCAGCCATAAAAGCAGGTCTTGATGTGGATGAGTTTGCTCCAAGATTGTCCTTTTTCTTCAATGCCCACAACGACCTTTTCGAAGAAGTCGCTAAATTTAGGGCAGCAAGAAGAATGTGGGCAAAGATAATGAAAGAAAGATTTAACGCCAAAGACCCAAGGTCAATGATGATGAGATTCCACACACAAACGGCAGGTTCCACTCTTACTGCGCAACAACCAGACAACAATATTGTCAGAGTTACTATTCAAGCTTTGGCTGCGGTTTTAGGAGGTACTCAGTCACTACATACAAACAGTAGAGATGAAGCTCTTGCTCTTCCAACAGAAGATTCAGTGAGAATTGCCTTAAGGACGCAGCAGATTATTGCTTATGAAAGTGGTGTTTGTGAGACTCCAGATCCATTGGCCGGAAGTTACTATGTTGAAAAATTGACGGATGAAATTGAAAAGAGGGCTTTTGAATATATAAAGAAAATTGATGAATTAGGAGGAGCGGCAAGAGCTATTGATTTGGGATATATACAAAAAGAAATACAAGAAAGTGCATATAGATATCAAAAAGAAATAGAATCTGGTGAAAGAGTAATAGTAGGGCTTAACAAATTCCAAATTGAAGAGGAGCCGCCAAAAGGGCTTTTAAAAGTAGACCCTGCTGTAGAAGAATTGCAAAAACAAAAAATCGCTAAAGTAAAAGAAATGAGAAACAATGCCAGTGTGAAAAAGACTTTAGAGGCCTTGAAAAAAGCTGCAGAAGGAGACGACAACTTGATGCCTTGGATATTAGATGCAGTAAGGGAATATGCGACATTAGGTGAAATTACAGATGTGCTGCGTTCTGTTTTTGGAGAATATCAGCAGCAGATTATACTGTAA
- the mce gene encoding methylmalonyl-CoA epimerase → MIKKIDHIGIAVKSIEEASKFYKDVLGLEITGVEVVEEQKVKTAFIPVGDSEIELLESTSDDGPIAKFIEKRGEGIQHIALQVDDIEKTLEELKQKGIKLIDEVPRYGAGGAKIAFVHPKSTNGVLLELCQRD, encoded by the coding sequence ATGATAAAAAAAATTGACCACATAGGTATTGCGGTTAAAAGTATTGAAGAAGCATCAAAATTTTATAAAGATGTATTAGGTCTTGAAATAACAGGGGTAGAAGTAGTAGAAGAGCAAAAGGTAAAGACAGCTTTTATTCCAGTAGGAGATAGTGAGATAGAGCTTTTGGAGTCTACTTCCGATGATGGCCCTATAGCAAAGTTTATAGAAAAAAGGGGAGAGGGTATACAGCACATTGCCCTTCAAGTAGATGATATTGAAAAGACTTTGGAAGAATTAAAACAAAAGGGAATTAAACTTATAGATGAGGTACCGAGATATGGAGCTGGAGGTGCTAAAATAGCTTTTGTACATCCTAAAAGTACAAATGGAGTTCTTTTAGAGCTTTGCCAGAGGGATTAA